cactcgggatcaccatgagtcggaatcagctcgacagcaactaacaccaacacctccctaaaagttggtgattcgaacccacccaatggccctgcagaagaaaagcctggtgatctctttccataaagattgcagccaagcaaatcctatggagcagttctactctgtcacacacggggtcaccatgagtcagaatcgatttgacagcagtgggttggttggttggttcgtTGTTGTTTTAGGAGCCCCCCAGGTGGGTAgccgggggtggggtggagggtgggcGCTCCCCATAACTGCCCATGtgtccccctccctccttcttcaGGCCAGTCTGGGGCCGGCAACAACTGGGCCAAGGGCCACTACACAGAGGGCGCGGAGCTGGTGGACGCGGTCCTGGACGTGGTCCGGAAGGAGGCTGAGAGCTGCGACTGCCTGCAGGGCTTCCAGCTGACCCACTCGCTGGGCGGGGGCACGGGCTCGGGCATGGGCACGCTGCTCATCAGCAAGATTCGCGAGGAGTTCCCCGACCGCATCATGAACACCTTCAGCGTGGTGCCCTCGCCCAAGGTGTCCGACACGGTGGTGGAGCCCTACAACGCCACGCTGTCCGTGCACCAGCTGGTGGAGAACACGGACGAGACCTACTGCATCGACAACGAGGCCCTCTATGACATCTGCTTCCGCACCCTCAAGCTGACCACGCCGACCTACGGGGACCTCAACCACCTGGTGTCGGCCACCATGAGCGGCGTCACCACCTGCCTGCGCTTCCCCGGACAGCTCAACGCCGACCTGCGCAAGCTGGCCGTCAACATGGTGCCCTTCCCGCGCCTGCACTTCTTCATGCCCGGCTTCGCCCCCCTGACCAGCCGGGGCAGCCAGCAGTACCGGGCCCTGACGGTGCCCGAGCTCACCCAGCAGATGTTCGACGCCAAGAACATGATGGCGGCCTGTGACCCGCGCCACGGCCGCTACCTGACGGTGGCCGCCGTCTTCCGGGGCCGCATGTCCATGAAGGAGGTGGACGAGCAGATGCTGAGCGTGCAGAGCAAGAACAGCAGCTACTTCGTGGAGTGGATCCCCAACAACGTGAAGACGGCCGTCTGCGACATCCCGCCCCGCGGCCTCAAGATGGCGGCCACCTTCATCGGCAACAGCACGGCCATCCAGGAGCTGTTCAAGCGCATCTCCGAGCAGTTCACCGCCATGTTCCGGCGCAAGGCCTTCCTGCACTGGTACACGGGCGAGGGCATGGACGAGATGGAGTTCACCGAGGCCGAGAGCAACATGAACGACCTGGTGTCTGAGTACCAGCAGTACCAGGATGCCACGGCCGAGGAGGGCGAGTTCGAGGAGGAGGCCGAGGAGGAGGTGGCCTAGAGCTGCTTCCTGGCTAGGCTTATGTGCTTTGACCTCTAGAACCCCATTCCATCTCTGACCCCCGCGAACCCCACTTCACCTCCACGCCCAACCCGCCTCCGACTCCGTGAACCCGGTGACCCCGTGAACTTCACCTCACCCTGATTCTAACATAACCTTTGACCCGCAAGAGCCTCACTTCTCCTCTGACCTTTGCCCACTTTTGCCCCTTGAGCCCCACTTTCTCTCTGAACCCCATGAGCTCTTCCAGCGTTGACATTCCAGGAGCCCTGCTACCTTTCTGACCCGTCACCCCGACTTTACTTTTAACTCCACTTTATCTCTGACCCCCATGAGTTCTATCTCACCTCTATACCTATAAGCCCCTCCCTGTGAGCCTCACTTCACCTCTGACCTGGCCTCACCTCTGACCCCGTGAACCCCACCAGCCCTTGCTCTGGCCTCCATCGTGATCCCTGACCTCATGCCCCTCAGCTCCTGCCCACCTTGGCTTACCCGAGGTGGGGGAGCACAGTCCCTGGGGGCAAGGCAGGCCTGGAGCCTGTGGGGAAGAGAAGTTGTGCCCCAGCTGCCCCCACCTCCTCTCCCTCAATAAATAAACTAACTTTTGTCCTGTCACCCTTCTGTGGAGTTTGTGTTTCATCTCCCCATGGAGGGGCACCAAGGAGGACTCCCCCTACAGGATGGGGTGGGTACTGACGGGCTAGCTGATCAGGGGACCTCAGGGTCAGAGACACCAGGCTAGGCCACGGAGGGGGCActagtggttcagtagtagatGTGGGTATGTTCACTGTCTGTCTGTCGTGCTCTTGCTGTCTTGATAGCTGTCCtggctgtctgtctgtccatGCCCTGACAGTGTCTGCCTCGCCCtggttatgtgtgtgtatgtctgtcatctgtctgtctgtgctCTGTGTCTGTGAGTCTCAGTCTCACCCTggtggtgtgtgcatgtgtgttgtcTGTCTGGCTGTTAGTGCTGTATTCTGACTGTGTTTGTGAGTTCCAGTGACTACCTTGGCTgtgtctgtccgtctgtctgtctgtcgaTGCCCTGACGGCTGTCCtggccctgtgtgtgtgtgtctgttatcTGTCTGTGGGTATGTCTGGGCTCTGGCTATGTCTGTGAGTCTCGATGGCTGCCCTGTGTCTGTCTGCCCATGCTCTAACAGTGTGAGCCTCACCCTggttctgtgtgtgtctgtgtgtctgttgtctgtctgtctgcgcTATATTCTGACTGTGTTTATGAGGCCCAGTGCCTGccctggctgtgtgtgtgtgttgttcatCTGTGCTCGGGCTGTGTCTCTGAGTCCAGTGGCTGCcctggctctgtgtgtgtgtccagtGTCTGTCAGTCTGTGCTGTGCCCTGGCCGCCTGCTGTCCACGTCTAGTCTCTGGCCAGCTCCCTCTGGTGGTCCCACAGTGAATACCTGTGCGAATAGACCACAGGAaaggagagtggagagaaggggaAGGGGAGACATTTTTGAGGATTGTGGATCCTTGGCTGCTGTGGGGTGCA
This DNA window, taken from Elephas maximus indicus isolate mEleMax1 chromosome 3, mEleMax1 primary haplotype, whole genome shotgun sequence, encodes the following:
- the TUBB4A gene encoding tubulin beta-4A chain translates to MREIVHLQAGQCGNQIGAKFWEVISDEHGIDPTGTYHGDSDLQLERINVYYNEATGGNYVPRAVLVDLEPGTMDSVRSGPFGQIFRPDNFVFGQSGAGNNWAKGHYTEGAELVDAVLDVVRKEAESCDCLQGFQLTHSLGGGTGSGMGTLLISKIREEFPDRIMNTFSVVPSPKVSDTVVEPYNATLSVHQLVENTDETYCIDNEALYDICFRTLKLTTPTYGDLNHLVSATMSGVTTCLRFPGQLNADLRKLAVNMVPFPRLHFFMPGFAPLTSRGSQQYRALTVPELTQQMFDAKNMMAACDPRHGRYLTVAAVFRGRMSMKEVDEQMLSVQSKNSSYFVEWIPNNVKTAVCDIPPRGLKMAATFIGNSTAIQELFKRISEQFTAMFRRKAFLHWYTGEGMDEMEFTEAESNMNDLVSEYQQYQDATAEEGEFEEEAEEEVA